In the genome of uncultured Celeribacter sp., the window TGCAACGCCAAAGCGGTGCGGAATTTTTGCACCATGTCAGCCTCGGAGGCGAAATCGAGGTTTACCTGCACGGTACAAGTACGGCGCATCATGTCTTTGCCGGTCTCGCCCACGGTCGCCATATAGGAATCCATCAGCTTGTAACGGCCTTTCGGCATCAAAGGCATCTCGTCATGGGTCCAGGTCGGCGCCATGCCAAGCCCGATAAACCGCGCGCCCACTTCGTCGGCGATGGTGTGCACTTCCTTGAGGTGTTCGTTCACCTCGTCACAGGTCTGGTGGATGGTGTCCAACGGTGCGCCGGACAATTCCAGCTGCCCGCCCGGCTCAAGCGAGATATTCGCGCCGTTCAGTTCAAGCCCGATGAGGTGCTCGCCCTCGAAAATCGGGTTCCAACCATAGCGGTCCTGCAACCCTTCGAGGATCGCCTTGATAGAGCGCTCGCCCGCATAGGGCAACGGCATCAGAGCATCTTCGCAATAGCCGAATTTCTCGTGTTCGGTGCCGATTTTCCACTGATCTTTGGGCTTACAGCCCTCAGCAAGATAACCCACGAGATCGTCATAGCTTTCGATCGGCCCGCCGCCGGATTGAGGAATGGACATGGGGGAAGGTGCTCCGAAAGAGTTGCAAATCGTTCGGGTACAGTTGTGCGATGCGGGCGGCGAAGTCAATGCGGCCCGGACCTTCTGTGATTTGCGCTCAGTGAAGAACCGCTGTGCGTTTCCGCCAGATCACGACCGGGTGATCCGGTGTCTGTTTGATCTGGCGCAGCATTTTTTCGGTCTCGAGGCCTTCGAGCGTGACGAAGACATCAAACAGCGCCTCGGCCCCGTGGGCGTTGACGGGGATGATCAGGGGCGGCTGGCCGGGGGCGTCCAATTGCCAATGGGCGTGGCCCTTGCCGGTGGGGACCAAAGTGACGGCGATCAGCGCCTCGATCTCAACCTGTCCGCCCGTCAGAGGGGAAAAGAACGACACCACGCCTTCATCCACTTCGACCGCACCAAAGCCGCCGCCGCCCCGATCAAAGCGCGCGCGCTGAATTGCCGCAATGGCGAAGATCACAGAGAGCGCAGTGAACCCCAGCGCGATCCAGCGCATGACACCGAAAGAAGACGCGGCCCAAAGGCCCATGAGCGTGACGACCACAAGCGCCACGACAACCTCGCGCCAGCGCCAGAGCAGGGCTTTCACCTCCGGGCGCATCACCAGTCACCGAGCCTTTGCTGCCAGATCGTCAGCGCCGCAACCGCCGCCGTGTCGGCGCGCAAAATACGAGGGCCAAGGGAGACGGCATGGGCATAGGGCAAGGCATGCAGGCGTTTGCGCTCAGCCTCGGAGAACCCACCTTCTGGCCCGATCAAAATGGCCCATTTGCCGCCTTTGACATCGCCAAGTGCTTCCTCAGCGCCCACAAGCGTCTCGTCACAGAACATGATCTGCCGCTCCGCATCCCAGTCTGACAAAAGCCTATCAAGCTTCACCAGTTCGGCCACCTCGGGCACGTAAGTCCCGCCACATTGCTCGGCGGCCTCGACGGCATGGGCCTGCAACCGGTCCTGCCGGATGCGTTCGGAATTGGTGAAATCGGTGGCCACGGGCACGATGCGTTTCGCCCCCATCTCCGCGGCTTTCTCGACAATGAAATCGGTGCGCGCCTTTTTGATCGGGGCAAACAAGAGCCAGAGATCCGGCGGCATCTGCAAATCGCGGGTCTTTTCGCGACAGGTCAATTCACCGCCGCGTTTGCCGGCCTGCGTGACCTCCGCCAGAAACTCGCCGTCGCGGGAATTGAACAGCGCGACAAAGGCGCCCTCCCCCTGGCGCATAACGCCAAAAAGGTAATGCGCCTGATCCCGTTCCAGAGGAATGGATTGCCCCACTGCCAGCGGGTGATCTACATAGAGCCTGATTTTCGCTTCAACCATGGACATTACATATGACCGATGAGCAGCCAACACCAGAGATGAACGGACAAGTGGCCGATGCGGTGAAGGGCAATTGGGTGGACCGCCTTGCGCCCCCCGCCACGCGTCCCTACCTGCGGCTGTCGCGGGCGGATCGCCCTGTGGGCACATGGTTGTTGCTCATTCCCTGCTGGTGGGGTGCGCTTTTGGCCTCGGCTGAGGTCGGGACGCTGAGCCTGCGCACGGTCTGGATCATCATCGGTTGCGCCATGGGCGCGTGGCTCATGCGTGGGGCGGGCTGTACATGGAATGACATCACCGACCGGGATTTCGACGATAAGGTGGAGCGTACCAAAAGCCGCCCGATTCCCTCCGGTCAGGTCACGGTGAAACAGGCCGCGGCATGGATGATCGTGCAAAGCCTCATCGCGCTCGTCATCCTCCTGACCTTTGGCAAGCTCGCGATCCTCTTGGGCATCCTCTCGCTTTTGCCCGTCGCGATCTATCCTTTCGCCAAGCGGTTCACATGGTGGCCGCAGGTGTTTCTGGGCATCGCCTTCAACTGGGGCGCGCTCTTGGCCTATGCCGCTGTGGCGGGTGAAATCACCACGGCGCCCGTGTTTCTCTATCTGGCGGGCATCGCATGGACGATCTTCTACGACACGATCTATGCGCATCAGGACAAGGAAGACGATGCACTCATCGGCGTGAAATCCACCGCGCGCCGCTTTGGCGACGACACCCCGCGCTGGCTCAAACGCTTTCTCGTGATCACCGTGGTGCTCATGGCCGCAGGCATCATCGAAGCACTGGCCGACCGTTCGCTTTTGGCGCTTGTCGTGGGCTTGGGCGCAGCATGGGCGATGGGACTGCACATGACCTGGCAAATGACGCGTCTCGACACCGAGGACCCGGATCGCTGCCTCTCTCTGTTTCGTGCGAACCGTGACACAGGGCTCTTGGCTGCGCTGTTTCTTGCCATCGCGGTCTTCCTTTGATTGCAGCAATCCGCCGAACCCCCTAAGACAAAGGCCAAAGTTACAAACAGGCGTCTTGTTCCCTGATGCGCATTTCAGAATTCCTACCCGTCTTCGCCGCCCTCGTCGCAGGGCTCACCCTCAGCCTCGGGGCCGCCGCCATCGGGGCGCGTGTGATTGAGGGCACATCGACCACAGCCGTGGAAAACCAATTGGCAATGCGCGGCTATGACTGGGTGGATGTGCAAGGCGACGGGTTGCAGATCGTCCTCACCGGCACCGCGCCGGATGAACAGACGCAATTGGCCGCCCAGCGCGCGGCAGGACATGTGGTCGATCCCTCCCGCGTGATCAATGTGATGAACGTCGTGCAGCAAGAAGCCATTCCCGCACCGCGTTTCTCGATTGAAATTCTGCGCAACGACAGTGGCATTTCGTTGATCGGTCTGGTGCCCAGTGGCTGGGATCGTGATGATTTTGTTCAAAAGCTGAAAAAGGCCAGCGGCACCGGCTCCGTTGCCGACCTTCTGGAACAGGCCGACTACCCAGTGCCCGAGAACTGGGGCGATGCCACCGAATTCGGCCGCACCGCGATTGGCCTTTTGCCGCGCTCGAAAATCTCAATCGCTGCAGATGGGATAACGCTCACGGCTCTGGCCGACAGCAAAGATCAAAAGGTTTCTTTCGAGCGCGCTTTGGTCAAAGCTCTACCGGACACGCTTCCGGTCGCGATCGACGTGGCGGCCCCGCGCCCCGTGATCACGCCCTTCACCGTGCGCTTCATCATCGACGAGGCGGGGCCCCGCTTTGACGCCTGCGTCTCCGAAACGCCCGCCGGCCACGCCCGCATTCTGGCTGCCGCAAAAGCTGCGGGCGTTGAGAACCCGACCTGTACCATCGGCCTCGGCTCGCCTTCGACGCAATGGGCCGCAGCGGTCGAAACCGGCATGCGCGCATTGCAAGACTTGGGTCAGGGCAGCATCACCTATTCCGACGGCGACGTCAGTCTGATCGCCGCCGAGGGTACGTCGGCATCGCAGTTCGATACGGTCGTGGGCGAATTGGAGGCCGATCTTCCCGCGACCTTCACCCTGCACAGCAGCCTGCCGCAAACGCAGACCGAGGCAGACGAGGAAGCCCGCCCCGAATTCATCGTCATCCGTTCGCCCGAGGGCCAGACCCAGCTGCGCGGCCGCATCGCCGACGAGCGCAGCCAGGCCGCGACAGAAGCGCTGGCCAAAGCCGCCTTCGGCAGTCATTCGGTCTATTCCGCGATGCGCGTCGACACCAGCCTGCCGGATGGCTGGTCGCTCCGCGCCATGGCCGCCATCGAGGCGCTGGCCGAGCTGAACCGCGGCTCCGCGACCATGACCGAAGACCATGTGACCATTCGCGGCGAGACCGGCAACGAAAACGCCCGCGCCGAAATCGCGAGCCTCTTGTCCGCAAAACTGGGCGACGGCGAACAATTCACCATCGACGTCACCTATGTGCGGAAACTCGATCCGGTCCTGAATATTCCGACACCGCAAGAATGTGTGGACCGCGCCAATCAACAGATCGCCGCGAACAAGATCGTCTTCGATCCCGGCTCGACTGAACTGAACGATGCGGCCAACGCGACTCTCGATCAGATCGCCGAGGCGCTCAAGGATTGCGAAGATGTCGAGATGGAAATCGGTGCGCACAGCGACAGTCAGGGCGGTGAGGTGATGAACCTCAACCTCTCGACCCAACGCGCCAATTCCGTTTTGGACGGGTTGTTGATGCGCCGTGTGGCTGGCGTGAGCTTTACCGCGCAGGGCTATGGCGAAAGCCAGCCGATCGCGGACAATGACACCGAAGAGGGGCGCGAGGCGAACCGTCGGATCGAATTTAAATTGCTGAACGCAGAGGCGCCGGACACGGCGGCCCCGCAAGATGAGGCACAACAGGAAACATCTGAGGCGACGCAGGGGGAAAATGCGGCGACAGATACGGATGGGGCAGGAGGTGCGGACACCGCATCTGAAGACGGGGAAACCGAAGAATGAACAGAACCGAATTGATCATCGCGACCGCAGTCGTGCTTTTCATCGCCTTTTTGCTGGGCTGGTTTGCGCATTGGCTGATCCATCGCTTTGTGCGCGTGGGTCAGGGCGATATGAATGATCTCGACACGATGGCGCAGCAATTGCACGAGGCCGAAGAACAGCGGGATCAGGCGATCACCTATTATCAGCAACGCGAATCCGAGCTAACCAATCAGGCCAATCAAACCGACGCGGAACTGCGCGCGGCAATGGAAGGCCTGCGCGAGGCACGTCAAGAAGCCGAAGAGCTGCGCGCCTATATCGAGCGGATGAACGCGGGTTGAGACTTCTGAAATCGGCGAGATAGGGCACGCTTGCGACACCAGTTGCAGGCAGCCCGCAGGCGAATGGCGCCTTTACCAGCGGTTCAAAGCCTCTTCATCGGCGTCTTTCGCGGCGACCCAATCGGCGCCCTCGCGCGTCACTTCTTTCTTCCAGAAGGGCGCGCGGGATTTCAGGTAATCCATGAGATATTCCGCCGCCTCAAAGGCCTCGACCCGGTGGCGGGCGGCGGTAGCGACCATCATGATCTGATCGCCGGGGCGGAGTTGGCCATAGCGATGGATCACAAGGCAATCGGTGAGCGACCAGCGCGTGGTGGCCTCTTCCGCGATCTTGATGATCGCCGCCTCACACATGCCAGGATAATGCTCGATCTCCATATGCTCCAGCGTGCCGGTGTCATCGCGGACCAGTCCTGTGAAGCTGACCGTCGCGCCGGTGTTGGGCGCTTTGCCAAAGCCTTTGAGCACTTGGGCGAGATCGAAATCTTCGGACTGGACGGAAATCTGCATCTTAGCCACCTGTCATGGGCGGAAAGAAAGCCACCTCACGCACGCCTGCCAAAGACGCATCGAAGTCGGTCAATTCCTGATCCAGCGCCACGCGCAGGGATTTGAGATCGGAAAACGCCAGATCATAGCGCGGCTCGCGGGCTTTCAACTCGTCGACCAGATCCATCACGGTCGCGGCCTCGGTCTCCACCATTTCGCGGGGCTCACCGATACGTTCACGCACCCATGCGAAATAAAGCACGTCAATCTTCATGGCTGTCTCTCAGATAGGGCATGGCTTTGCTCAGATAATCCCAGCCGGTGATCACGGTCAAAAGCCCGGCGATCCAGAAGATCAGCAGCCCCAGCGTGAACAAGGCCGCAACCGCGGTCGCGCCATAGGCAAAGAGCACCGCAATGGCGACCATCTGCGCCGTGGTTTTCCATTTGGCAAGCTTGGTGACCTTCAAAGTCCCGGCGGTGTCGCCCAGGAATTCACGCAGGCCAGACACGAAGGTTTCGCGCAGCAAAATGAAGGCGGCGGGAATGACGATCAACGCATTCGCGCCATGCAACATGGTCAAAACCGCAATCGCCGTGACCACCATCGCCTTATCGGCAATCGGGTCCAACATGGCGCCGAATTTCGACATCTGGTCCCATTTGCGCGCCAGATAACCGTCGAGAAAATCGGTGATCGAAGCGGAGGCAAACAGGATCAGCGCGGCCCAATCGGCGACGGGGCGCGGCAGGATCAGAAAAACGAGCGCCACACCCGGCGCACAAAGCAGCCGGAAGACGGTGAGGATATTGGGCAGGTTCCATGTCATGGCTCTCTCCTTACCCCGTCACCCGTGCTCATGGAAGAAGTCGTAGATCGTCTGGGCCACTTTCTCTGAAATTCCATCCACCGCCTTGAGATCGGCGAGGTTCGCGCCCGACACCGCCTTGGCGGAGCCGAAATGTGCCAAAAGCGCCCGTTTGCGGGTCGCGCCCACGCCCGGCACTTCATCAAGTTTTGTCAGCCCCATGGCTTTCGAACGCTTCGCCCGGTGGGTGCCGATGGCAAAACGGTGCGCCTCGTCACGCATGCGTTGGATAAAATAGAGCACCGGATCGTTGCGGCGGAGCGCCATGACACGGTGGCCGATGCGATGGAATTCCTCCTTACCCTGATCGCGGTCGATGCCCTTGGCCACGCCGATCATCGGCACATCGGTGACGCCTTGTTCGACCATGATCTCATGCACGGCGGAGACCTGCCCGGCGCCGCCGTCGATCAACAAGAGATCGGGCCAGAGACCTTTGGAACGATCCGGGTCGTCTTTCAAAAGGCGTTTGAAACGACGGGTCAGCACCTCTTTCATCATGCCAAAGTCATCGCCCGGCGTGATGTCGTCGCCGCGGATGTCGTATTTGCGGTACTGGTTTTTCATGAAGCCTTCCGGCCCCGCGACAATCATCGCGCCAACCGCATGCGCGCCCTGAATGTGGGAGTTGTCGTAGACCTCGACGCGCGCGGGCACACGCGGCAGGTCAAAGGCCTCTTTGAGACCTTCGAGCAGTTTTTCCTGCGCGGCGCCTTCGGACATTTTGCGGCCCAGACTTTCGCGGGCATTGCGCAGTGCGGAGGCAATCAGCTCCTGCTTCTCGCCCCTTTGCGGGACGAGGATTTCGATCTTTTTGCCCGCCTTTTCCGACAGCGCCTCGGCCATCAACTCGCGCTCTTCGATGTCATGCGACAGGATCAACTGGCGCGGCGGATCGCGTTTCTCATAGAATTGCCCAATGAAACCGGCCAAGACCTCTTCGGCCTCCGCCCCATTGGTTTTCGGATAGAAATCCTTATTGCCCCAGTTCTGATGCGCGCGGATAAAGAAGACCTGAACACAGGCCTGCCCGCCCTCCATATGCAGCCCGATCACATCGCCCTCGCCCACCGTGCGCGGGTTGATGCCTTGGGCGGTTTGCACATTGGTGAGCGCGCGAATGCGGTCGCGCAGCCCGGCCGCCTTCTCGAACTCCATGGCGTCAGAGGCCTCTTGCATGTCATGGGCCAGCTTTTCCTGAAGCCCAGAGTGCCGCCCCTGCAAGAACCGCTCCGCCTCATTCACAAGTTCGGCGTAATCCTCTTTTGAGATCTTGCCCACACAAGGCCCGGTGCAGCGTTTGATCTGATATTGCAGACAGGGCCGCGTGCGAGACTCAAAGTCCACATCCGAACAATTCCGTAGCAAAAACACCTTTTGCAGCTGATTGAGCGTGCGATTGACCGAAGAGGCCGAGGCGAAGGGGCCATAGTACGACCCTTTGCGCTTGCGCGCGCCGCGGTGTTTGGTGATCTGCGGAAACTCATGATCATGGGTGACGAGGATATTCGGAAACGACTTGTCGTCGCGCAACAATACGTTGTAGCGCGGCTTCAATTGCTTGATCAGGTTTTGCTCTAAGAGCAGCGCTTCGGTTTCTGTCCGCGTGGTCAGGAACATCATCTGCGAGGTCTCGGAAATCATCTTGGCGATCCGCGCCGAATGCCCCGAGGGACGCGCGTAATTCGAGACCCGGTTTTTCAGGTTCTTCGCCTTGCCGACATAGAGCACGTTATGTTCGGGATCGAGCATGCGATACACGCCCGGCGAGCCGTCGAGCTGTTTGACATAGGCGTCGATCACCTTGTAACCGCGCGGGATGTCCTTGCTCTCCTCTGGGCGCTCCAAAGCGCTTTCTTTTGGGGTCGTCTCTTCGCTCATCTACCCGTCTCTGATTCCCGTCTCTGGCTGCAATCTTATCGCACTGGGGGCAAGAGGAAACTCATCCACGATTCCTGTGGATAACCCTGCCGATAAGTTTTCGTGAACCGTGATTTTCCCTTGTTTCCGTGTGTTTTCGTGAGTTTGCCCAAAAAACAGTCATATTTTTAAGCCATTGATTTTAAATGAAATATTTTAAAGTACCGCGCAAATCATTGAAATGATTTACATTTTAGTAACGAAAATGAAACAAATCAGCCCAAGGTGCAAAACTTTCCGCGTCCGCCTGCCGCGGGGTCACTCTGTGACATCCACATCCGGCGTTTCCCAAGCCAGGTGTTGACCGCTATCGGGGCAAATCAATTGCCCTGTCACAGCGTTTGCAGCGCACAGATAGCGCAGCGCCTCACAGATGTCCTCCGGGTCGGCCCCGCGCTGCAAAAGCGTGGCGCTTTGCTGGGTGGCGAAGGCCTCATCCGACTGACGCGCACCTTGCAAGGTCGGGCCCGGCCCGATGCCATTCACACGCACCTTCGGGGCCAGTGCTTGCGCCGCCGTTTGCGTCAGGGTCCAGAGCGCGGATTTGGCCAAAGTGTAGCTCATGAACTGCGGCGTCAACTTTCGTACCCGCTGGTCGATCATATTGACGACAAGCGCCTGTGCGCAGGGCCGCCCACGCGCGTCCATAACCGGCTCTGGCACTTGCGCCGCGAAGGCTTGCAGCAACACGAAGGGCGCGCGCAGGTTGCTTTCCATGTGCCGATCCCAACTTTGACGGCTGACATCCGGCAGGGTGTCTTGTTCGAAAATCGAGGCGTTGTTCACCAAAAGCGTCAAAGGCCCGCCCAGGGCCTCCACCGCACGCCGCACCAGCGTCTCGACCTGCGCTTCGTCCAAAAGATCGGCCTGGAGCACAGAGGCCTTGCGCCCCATGGCGCGCAGCTTGGAAACCAAATTCCCCGCGGCCTCAGTCGAACGGTTGCAATGAACCGCGACATCGAACCCGTCCTCCGCCAAGGCCAAAACCATAGCCCGACCAAGCCGATGCGCCGCCCCGGTTACAAGCGCTCTTTTGTCCCGCAAAATCCTCTCCTCAGCTCAAAACAGCCAACACGTAGAGGACATATAGGGCGGAAAGGACGATCCCCCAAAGTCGGGTGATGTCGATGCGTTTGAGGACGAAAAGACCAAGCAGGACCGAGGCGCCGAACATCACCCAGATGTCAAAGCGCAACAATTCGGGATCGACCGGAAGCGTGCCCACAAGACTCGACACACCGATGATGCCCAAAAGGTTGAACATGTTCGAGCCGATGACGTTGCCAAAGGCCACATCGGCCTGTTTGCGCAGCGCCGCCATGACTGTGGTCGCAAGCTCCGGCAAAGAGGTGCCAAGGGCCACAAGCGTCAGGCCGATCACGGTCTCCGACACACCGAAGGCCCGCGCAATATTGGTAGACGATTCAACCAGAATATTCGCGCCCAGAGGCAAGCCAATGAGACCCGCGATGAGAAACCCGATGATCTTGGTCCAGGGCATATCGGGGTCGGCACCTTCGACCTCTTCTTCCTCGACCTCACGCTGCGCCACACGGTGACAACGGGCCTGATAGATCGCATAGCCGATCATCGAAAACAGCGCGGCCAAAAGGACGATCCCGGAAATCCAATCGAATTGGCCCCGGAAAGCCAGAAGAATGAACACCACGCTGGCGCCGATCATCTGGAGGTAGGAGGCGCGGGTGGAATTGTCGATCACATGCAGCGTCGAAATCAGCGCGGGCACACCCAGCACCAACAAGACGTTGGCGGTGTTCGAGCCGATCACATTCCCCAGCGCCAGCCCCGGCACCCCGTCGAAAATCGCCGAGACGGAGACCAAAAGCTCAGGCGCGGAGGTGCCAAAGGCCACAACGGTCAGCGAGACGATGAGCGCCGGAATGCCCAACCGCAGCGACAGGTTTACGGCGCCGCGCACCAACATGTCGCCCGCCACGAGCAAAAGTACCAAACCGGCGACCGCGTAAATGAAATCCATCAGGGTTTGCCCTTTTCACAGGCGCATGCGCCCTTGCCTATTTTGTAACGCCCGCAGCGGGGGCATTTCATGTCTTTGAGTTTTTGCTGTCCAGGAAAGCGCAAGCGTCCGAAGAGGGCCAAGACCATCATGAAGATCAGGAAAACGCTGATGACCTTGAACATCATGATGTTACAGCCCGAACCTGGCCCAAAGCGCCTGTTCTTCGACCTGTGCCGTCAGTCCGGAGGCCAGTTCGGTCCCGAAGCGACGCAGCAGCGGGCGTTTCGGCCCGAACACCGTCAGCCGAACCTTGTCGCCGTAAATCTCTTTCATCTTCGGCACCAGATGGCCGAGACCGTCTGCAAGGCCCAGTTCGACCCCCTTCGCCCCGGTCCAGAACGCGCCATCGAACAGTTCGACCTCTTTCGAGAGCCGTTCCGCGCGGGACGTGGTGACGTGCTGGATAAAGGCCTCGTGGATCTCTTCCTGAAGCCCTTTGATCCGCGCCACATCTTCGGGGTTTTCGGGCCGGAACGGGTCCATCTGGCTTTTCGATTTTCCAGAGGTATAGACACGACGCTCGATCCCATGCTTGGCGATCAGCTGATCGAAACCGAAGCCCGCAGAGATCACGCCGATGGAGCCGACGATGGAGCTTGTATCGACGAAAATCTTATCGGCGGCACAGGCCAGCCAATAGCCGCCCGAAGCCGCGACATCCTCGACAAAAGCATAGACCGGAAGCTCTTTTTCCGCCGCCAAACGCGAAATCCGCGCCGCAATCAAGGACGACTGCACCGGCGATCCGCCCGGCGAATTGATCGACAAAGCCACCGCCGCAGGCTTGCCCTTGCGAAAGGCGCGCTCGATGGCGGGGGCGAGGCTTTGGTCATTCAAGCCGCCCTGACGGGTCATGATCGCGCCATTCAGGCGCACGACATTGACCCGCGGAGGGCTATGGCGAAAAGGGATGCGAAGTTTCATGCCCTTGGATGTAAAGTGCCCCCCCCGGACAAACAAGGGCGCGAGACAAAGCCCCGCGCCCTTTTTTTTCACTCAATACTCAGATCACATCAGTCTTCGGCGCAGGCTTTGAAAGCGCCCGCCAATTCGTCCATGAATTCGCCATAAAACGCGGCCCCCGGTGTCAGATCGACACCCAGCGGGTCGATGACGGCGCTTTTGGCCTCGGTGCCGTCCAGCACGGTATCGACGAGGCCCGCATTGAATTGCGGCTCGGAGAACACGCAGGTGATGCCGATCTCTTTCACCTTGTCCTGAATTTCACGAATGCGCGCAGGACTTGGCGCCGTGGCGTCGCTGATCGAGATCGAACCCGCAGCCGACAGGCCGAAACGGTTTTCGAAATACTGGTAGGCGTCGTGGAAGACGATGAAATTCATATCGGCGAGCGGCACCATCTCGGCCTGAATCTCCGCGATTTTCACGTCCAGCGCCTCTTGCGCGGCAGCAGCATTGGCACGGTAGGTTTCGGCGTTTTCCGCGTCGAGTTCTGCGAGATCTTCGGCAATCACCCCCAACCACACGCGGGCATTCATCGGGTCGAGCCAGGCGTGACCATCGGCTCCCTCGTGGGCATGATCATGGTCATGATCGTCGTGCGCGTCTTCGTGGTCATGATCATGCTCATCCGCCGCGTGATCGTGCTCGTCATGATCGTGGTCATGGTCGTCATGTGCATGGTCGTCGTGATCGTGATCATGTGCTTCATCGGCGTGATCATGGTCACCATGATCATGCACATGTTTCTCGAACGTTGCCCCTTCGCGCACCTCCAGAACCGTGGCCCCCTCGACCGTCGCGAGCGGCACGGAAAGCGTCTGTTGCCCAACCTCTTCGATCACCTCTTCGAGCCAGGGCTCGATTGTCGGCCCGGTCCAGAACACGACATCCGCGTCCTGCACGGCTTTCGCCTCTGACGGGCGCAGCGAGTAGCCATGCGGCGAGGTACCTTGCGGCATCAACACGGAGGGCGCACCAAGATCGCCCATGACCTGCGACACCAAAGAATGAATCGGCGCCATATCGGCCACGACATTGGGCACTTCGGCCTGCGCTGCGGTGACCTGTGCAAAATGAGCGCCCGCGAGAACAGGGACAAAGAAAAGGGAGGAACGTAGGGTCATCGGAGCCTCTATGTTATGTTATTACGTGACGGGCTTGATATATCACAGGTGATAACATATCAAGCCCTCCTGTCACGAGTCTTGCAAAAGACCCACCCCGCGCCTCGCGCCCTTACGGAGCACAGTCCCATGGACCCGAACCCGATCGGATTTCAAAAGCACGATCACAGCCATTGCGTCGCGGATGCCGTCGCCGAGGCAGATCGGACCTGTCAAAAGGCCGGGTTGCAATTGACGCCGGTGCGCAAACGCGCCTTGGAGATTTTGCTCGAAGAACACCGTGCTTTGGGCGCCTATGACGTGCTGGCGCGCTTAGCGGAAGACGGGTTTGGCAGCCAACCGCCCGTGGCCTACCGCGCGCTCGATTTTCTGACGAAAAACGGCTTTGCCCATAAGATCGAGCGGCTGAACGCCTTTATCGCCTGCGCGCATCCGGGCGACATTCACACGCCGGCGTTCCTGATCTGCACCACCTGCGATGCGGTGGCGGAGGCGGAAACCGACCCCTCGCACAGCCTGTTGAACCAGATCGCCGACACCACAGGATTCCGCATCAGCCGCGCGGTGCTGGAGGCAGAGGGCACCTGCCCCAATTGCCTCGCGAACGATCAGGCGAAAGACCCGAAATGAGCCTCGTTTCCGTAGACACGATCAGCCTGCACCTTGGTGGGCGTCAGGTGCTGGATCAGGTCTCGCTCGACATCGAGCCGGGGGAGATCGTCACCATCGTCGGACCGAACGGCTCCGGCAAATCGACGCTTTTGCGTGTCATCATCGGGGCGCTTTCGCCCAAGATCGGCAAGATCACCCGCAAAAAAGGTCTCAAGATCGGCTATGTGCCACAAAAGCTGCATATCGACCCGACCCTGCCGCTGACCGTGCGCAGGTTCCTGTCACTGCCGAAACGGGTGAGCGATGAGGCCGCCCATGCCGCGCTTCATGATGCCGGCGCAGGCCATCTGTGCCATCATCAGATGACATCGCTCTCGGGCGGGCAATTT includes:
- a CDS encoding metal ABC transporter ATP-binding protein, with amino-acid sequence MSLVSVDTISLHLGGRQVLDQVSLDIEPGEIVTIVGPNGSGKSTLLRVIIGALSPKIGKITRKKGLKIGYVPQKLHIDPTLPLTVRRFLSLPKRVSDEAAHAALHDAGAGHLCHHQMTSLSGGQFQRVLLARALLTNPDLLILDEATQGLDQPGSADFYSQIERLRREKGCAVLMVSHELHVVMAASDRVICLNGHVCCHGAPDHVASAPEYRALFGTGTHGALALYRHDHDHDACDHDHSHDTAHKESA